GTCCGACCTGTCCGACGAGTTCCGGATGAGCTAGCAGCAGTTCCAAGAGTCCCTGCAGCGCTCCCGCCGACTGGTGCTCATAGAGCCCCAGCTTGAAGTGCATCCCCATCACCGCGAAATCGTCTCCGCTGTGCGAGAGCACCAGGTCGAATGGGCTTTCCCCCTGCTCTTTCCACCTCTCCTTCCCCTCGGTCGTGGGCTCGAAATACCGAAAGATCGCCTCGGGGTTCCTAAAGACGTCCCTCGGCCCCACAAACCCCTTCATCGCCCTCTTCATGCAGAGCACCGCCGCCTCGGAACTGATCGCTGCCGAAGCGCCCTTGCTGTCGCTGAGCTGCTTCCCCGCCCGGATCGCCCGCCACGGGATGTAGTGCGCTAGAAACTGGCCGATGGCGCTCTCGATTTGCTCCGGCGTGGCGCCCATCAATGCGCCGTAGGTCGCTGCCGAAGCGATCGCGCCGTGGACAACATGGTCCAGCTTGTAGGTCTTTAGGCTGAAGACCTCGGCGAGCCTGCCCCGGATCTCGTCGAGCAAGACCATCGCTCTCAAAGCCGTCGCACCGTCGAGCCCGCGCTGCTGGCAAGCTGCGATCACGACGGGATAGAAGTCGTTGTGTCCAAACTCGCCGGCGGTGTGCCCAAGCTCGGGCCGGTAGCCGAAGTTTGTTCCGTTCGAATCCCATTCGCGAACGGCCGAACTGTTGGCCACCACCGCCTTCTCAGCCTTCACCTTCACGGAAGAACCGAAGACCGTCGCGCCGTCCGGGTCCGGGTATTCGAGTGCCTCCTCGCGCAAGAGCGTCGGAGCGTTAGTTTTTAGTGCCAGCGCCGAAGTCCCGCAGAGAAAGGCGTCCGCATGAAACATGCGCGTGCGCTCCAGGACTGTGTTTGAGGGCCCCGGACCGAGTTTGCCCGCGAGGAAATCAACCGCAAACTGGCCGATGCCCAGGGCCTGATTGGTATCACGAGGGAGCAGGACTGAGGTTCGGGCGTCGATGCCCGCAAGCGGCGTCATGCGGAATAGGATACTTGGACCCTCAGTTTGATGCCACCCTCCATCTCACGCCGAAATCGCTCGCGTCAACCGAGCCGAAGCGCAACGCGCTCTTGCATGGAGTGCATGGAGTACAGAGGAGCCGCCGCGCCCAACTCCAAGATTCAAGAGCGGACGACGGCGGCCGGTGAGGGTGATTGGTGCTCTTCCGAGCTAGCGAGGGATGAAAATACCGGTCTGAACGACGTTCCCATCGAGCGTCATGACGCTTGCCGCCGTGCCAGCGGTGATGTTCGGCCGATTGTTGCCGGAATAGCGTTGGGCGATCTTGAAGCGGCCAAAGGCGTCTGTCGTGACGTTCCATTCAGCGTCGCCGGCTACCACCACATAGTCAGTGTTGGCCGGCAGGTTCTCACCGCCAATCTGAATCTCGGCCTGAACGCGGGCTCCTCGGGCATCCACTTTGTAGACGGCCTTGCCTTTGCCCACACCGGACAGGGAAGCAAACAGCTGTGTACGCGATCCTTGCGCGAACCCAAGGGCGAATGCAGCCACGGAAATCATGGCCACCAAAGTCAGCATAAGTTTCATAGTCTCTTACCTCTTTCGAAGGCACCCCCGCATCTCTGCGGGTGGTACATCGGAACAAGAGGGGCGCCGAGCGCGCCATGATACACTCGACACATCAAATGGCCAATTCAGGCGGACTTGAGGATTTGGACCGAATCCTCCAAAAGTGCAAACGGGGTGACGCGCAAGCATGGGCGTCGCTTGTCGATGCGCTGCAGGCCCATGTGTATTCCGTTGCCAAGAGAGCGGGCCTCTCCGACGACGACGCAGAAGACGTCTTCCAAACCACCTTTTTGGCGTTGCATCGCTCTCTTGACCGGGTGGAATCCGGCTGGGCCCTGCCGCGTTGGCTTGCGACCACCGCCTCCCGCGAGGCGCTGCGCCTAAGAAGATCGAAGCATTGCCAGACCCTACCGATCGATCGCCCCGACCTTGGCCTAGACCAACTCCTCGCCGACGAAGAGGCTTCTGCGGCCGAAGAAGCCGAACGGGCAGACACCGCCCTTCATGTGAGGACTGCATTGCTTGAACTGAAACTCGAATGCCAGAAATTGCTCATGGCGGTGTTCTCTGAAGATGATCTCTCCTATCAAGACATCTCGGTGCTACTCGGGATCCCCATGGGTTCGATCGGCCCTCAGCGTGCCCGGTGCCTTGAGCGACTCCGAAAGATCCTGGAGAATCGCGGTTTTTTCGATGAAACTTGAATCACTGAGCGAAGGTGCTGACTTCTTCCCAATGGAGTTGTCAAGACGATGAAAGACAAGGGGCTTGAACAAGTAGTCGATGAAGCGCTCATGGGAATCGAGGGCCCGAGCGAGGACGCACGCATTCTTCAGTTTCGCAAGATTGGCAGGGCGCTCAAGACGCCCATGCATTCTGCTTCCCATGAAGCCATCGGGCGAGCCAAGGCCATCATGCCGACGGCGTCGCGGTCTGGGCTTCTCGCTAGGCTCGCTTACTGCTCGCTGCAGCCGCAAGCCGTTCGCTCGGCGGTCACGGAGAGCTTCCAGATGGTCTTCGAGTCCGAGGCGTGCAAAGTGCGCATGATGTTCTCGCCGGTAGGAGATCGATGGGACGTGCTCGGAGAGTTCGATGGCGAGGTTCTCCAGGTGACGCAGAATGGCCGCAGACTCGCCGCCCGGGATGGCCGCTTTTCCTTTCGCGCAGCGACGCTCAAGCAGACGGGCCTGATTCTCGATCTGGATTCGGGCTCCGTGCAGATCCCGTCGGCGCTGGAGGCCGCTCTTGGACACGCCGAGCCTGATTAGGTTGCTGGAGAGCGATGCCAGCCGGCCCAAGAAGAGAGCCGCCCTGCGGGCCGCCGGACCGGTCACAGGGATCAACGAGGCCGCGTTCCGATCGGTCGCCGGTCTGCTAGGTTCGGACGTAAGGCGAGCTCGCGAACTGGCCTCTTTTTGGCCCGAGTTTGTCTCGCATGGCGACGACCGCTCCTATGCCCTCCGAACCAAGGCCGTTTTCCTTCGGCTCCAAGGCAAGTGGGTCGAAAGCGCCTCTGCCTTTCGACAGGCGGGACAGGCTACCAAGCGCCTCCCCGACCGGTATGCGTTCCAGACGGGCGCCGTGGACAGTCTGGGCAGGGCCGGGAAAGTCGCAACGGCGGTACGCCTTGGGAGAAGGCTCTCAAGCGAACTGTCCGACCTAGGGGAAACCGCCCTGGCTGCACGGGTCAAGCTGAACACGGGCAACGCCCTGCTCTGGCAGGACCGCTACCGGGAGGCGCGCTCATGGCTGGAGCAGGCGGCGCCCGAACTTGAGGCGGCGGGGCTGGACAGTGAAGCCGCTGCGGCGAAACTCGGGCTCTCCACGAGCCACCTCTTTGGGGGCAGTCCCCGCGAGGCCCTTCGTTGGGCCCAGGCTGCCGCAGCTGATTTTGGAGCCTTGGGCGCGGATCACCACTCCCTTCTGGCGAGCCTCAACAACGCCCAGGCCCTGCACCTGACCGGGCGGCACGACGAGGCGCTCGATCTGCTGCTCGAAGCGCGGGCGCAGCTCGACGCCGAACCCTTTGAGAAGGGCCGCTGCTTCGAGTTCGCGGGCCACGCCTATCTCGCCCTAAACCTAGCCTCCGAGGCGGCCGACTGCTTTCGAGAGGCGCTCAAGATCTTCCGAAACGTGGATGCCCTGTTGAACCGGGCCAACTGCCTGATGGGTCTCGGCGCCGCCGCAGAACTGCTCGAGTTCAAACGCCAGCCATCGGCGTTCTATCGCCGCGCCAGGGTCGCCTACCTCGAGGTCGGCAACCGGACCTGGGCCGCCGCAGCCCTATCGCGCCTGGCAAGGCTCCTTTGCGCCAGGGGATTCACGGCTCGCGCGCTCGAAGCCGCAAGCGCCGCGGTGGCCGAGCTTCGAACCACGGGTTCAAAGGTCCACCTCGCTGAGGCCGAGCTGACGCTCGCCGAGTGCCTGATCGCTTCGCGCCAAGATAGCGGGGCGCCACTGCAGCACGCCAAAAGGCTCATCGCAAGGAACGGCTACGTCCATCTGGAATGGCGGGTTCATTGGCTGGCGGCAAAATCGACCTCCGGCCGAAGCGCCGAGGCGCACTTCGCGCGCATGGTGCGCTCGATCATCGAAGCCCGCCTGCTGACCTCTTCCACCCTCTCGCGCGCTGCCTTTCTCAAGGATAAGGCCGGCGCCCTATCGGAGTACATCGAACTGCTTTTGGCCAATCCGACTCCCAAGCGGATCGAGCGCGTTGTCTCGGTCATACGCTCCACGCGCTCTGCCGCGCTCGTCGACGAAATTCTCTCAGGTAGAAACGTCCGTCAGCGAGAAGACCTGGTCCGGCGGCTCGATGAACTTCGCCAAGAGCTGCGCCAGTTCGCATCGGAGGGAACTCCGGGGCTCGAACGCCGCGCCGTCATCGGCCAGCGAGCAGTTCATGCTTTGCGCCGCAGGTGGGCAGAGGTGCGGCGAGATGCCCTCAGCGCGGCGAGCGGCGCCCCACTCGTGGAGACCGATTCGCCCACGACGATCTTGATCCAGACTCGCGAGAGCCTCTTCAGCATCTGTAACCGCAGACTCAGAAGGCTGGGGTGCTCAGCCGAAAGCCTCAAGAATGACCTCAAGTGGCTGCGTTTTGACCTCTTGGCGCCCATGGCGGACCCGAAGGCGAAGGAGCGTCAAGCGGTGGCCTCGCTCAGGGCTATGAAATCGAGTCTCGGGCTGTCGATCCCCAGCCTTGTGGGAGCCTTGGCGATCTCTCCGGACGCCGCGCTCTGGCAGGTTCCCTGGCAAGCGGTGCTCAACGCGGAGGAATGCGCCGTCGAGCCGGTCCTCCTGCCCAACGCCGGATTCCTCGGCAACGAGGTAGGCGCCGTGCTGAACAAGGACGCGCGGGTGGCGATCTGGGCCGGCGAGTCGTCCCATTTGCCCCACATCCGCGAGGAGGCCGAGCACGTCCACGCGCTGTTTCCCGGCGCACGGGTCGCGCGCACCCTCGCGGAGGTCAGAGCCTGCATGGAGGAAGGCCCGTGGGACCTCATCCACTTGGCGAGCCATGCGGGGCTGAACGTGGAAAACCCGATGTTTTCGCTGCTTTCGTTTCCCGATGGTCCGCTTCTTGCCGACGACATTGCCAGGTCCCCTTTGCAGGTCAGGCACATTTGCCTGTCGGCTTGCGATACGGGGAGCCTTTCAATCGTAAATACTACAGAGCCAGACGGAATTGCGCGCGCCTTTTTGGCGCGCGGGGCGTCGTCGGTTTTGGCAACTTCATGGCCGGTAGATGACCGGACCGCGAAAGAGTTCATGAAGGACTACTATGAGGGCCTCGTTGAAGGCCGAACATTGGTGGACGCGCTCGCCGAGGCGCGCCGACGCTGCAGGACTAGAAACCCGCATCCGTATTTTTGGGGGTGCTGGGTGATGTTTGGAGGCTATCGATGAATCGCATCAACTTTCGGGGGGTCGCCCGGCTGGGCTTCGTCCTTGCCGCCGGCCTTGCCGCATCTTTGTCTTGGGGCCAGGGCCACGTCATCTGCAGGCTCGTAGTGGGCGCCGATCCCGCACAGCTTGCCACCGACTATGGGATGACCCTGCTCGACACGACCAGCCCGTCCCCTTTCGTGCTCTACGATGCCCCGGACGGGATGACTTCCGAACAGGCTGAGCACCTCATCCGGACGGATCCGAGAGTGGTCTGGGCCGAGGACGACGGGGAGGCGGACTCTCCCGAGAACACCGGCGCCGGCGGCGGCAGCACCGTTGCGGCGGTCGCCGACCGGACTGCGCTCTACGCCCGAAACAACAACTTCTTGCGCCAGATTCGTTACGCTTCCAGCCGCAACATCGACCGCTCCATGATGCGCGTGGCCGTGCTCGATAACGGCCTGTCTCCGCTGCAGCCCCGCCTTTGGACTAACGTCATCGCGTCGGCGAATTATGTGAACGATGGCAACCTGCCCCACGACATGCCTTGGAACGTGGACTCGAACGGCAACGGAACTCCCGACGAAATGCTCGGGCATGGGACGATGGTGACGGGCCTGATCG
This genomic stretch from Armatimonadota bacterium harbors:
- a CDS encoding sigma-70 family RNA polymerase sigma factor, yielding MANSGGLEDLDRILQKCKRGDAQAWASLVDALQAHVYSVAKRAGLSDDDAEDVFQTTFLALHRSLDRVESGWALPRWLATTASREALRLRRSKHCQTLPIDRPDLGLDQLLADEEASAAEEAERADTALHVRTALLELKLECQKLLMAVFSEDDLSYQDISVLLGIPMGSIGPQRARCLERLRKILENRGFFDET
- a CDS encoding CHAT domain-containing protein yields the protein MDTPSLIRLLESDASRPKKRAALRAAGPVTGINEAAFRSVAGLLGSDVRRARELASFWPEFVSHGDDRSYALRTKAVFLRLQGKWVESASAFRQAGQATKRLPDRYAFQTGAVDSLGRAGKVATAVRLGRRLSSELSDLGETALAARVKLNTGNALLWQDRYREARSWLEQAAPELEAAGLDSEAAAAKLGLSTSHLFGGSPREALRWAQAAAADFGALGADHHSLLASLNNAQALHLTGRHDEALDLLLEARAQLDAEPFEKGRCFEFAGHAYLALNLASEAADCFREALKIFRNVDALLNRANCLMGLGAAAELLEFKRQPSAFYRRARVAYLEVGNRTWAAAALSRLARLLCARGFTARALEAASAAVAELRTTGSKVHLAEAELTLAECLIASRQDSGAPLQHAKRLIARNGYVHLEWRVHWLAAKSTSGRSAEAHFARMVRSIIEARLLTSSTLSRAAFLKDKAGALSEYIELLLANPTPKRIERVVSVIRSTRSAALVDEILSGRNVRQREDLVRRLDELRQELRQFASEGTPGLERRAVIGQRAVHALRRRWAEVRRDALSAASGAPLVETDSPTTILIQTRESLFSICNRRLRRLGCSAESLKNDLKWLRFDLLAPMADPKAKERQAVASLRAMKSSLGLSIPSLVGALAISPDAALWQVPWQAVLNAEECAVEPVLLPNAGFLGNEVGAVLNKDARVAIWAGESSHLPHIREEAEHVHALFPGARVARTLAEVRACMEEGPWDLIHLASHAGLNVENPMFSLLSFPDGPLLADDIARSPLQVRHICLSACDTGSLSIVNTTEPDGIARAFLARGASSVLATSWPVDDRTAKEFMKDYYEGLVEGRTLVDALAEARRRCRTRNPHPYFWGCWVMFGGYR
- a CDS encoding MmgE/PrpD family protein; its protein translation is MTPLAGIDARTSVLLPRDTNQALGIGQFAVDFLAGKLGPGPSNTVLERTRMFHADAFLCGTSALALKTNAPTLLREEALEYPDPDGATVFGSSVKVKAEKAVVANSSAVREWDSNGTNFGYRPELGHTAGEFGHNDFYPVVIAACQQRGLDGATALRAMVLLDEIRGRLAEVFSLKTYKLDHVVHGAIASAATYGALMGATPEQIESAIGQFLAHYIPWRAIRAGKQLSDSKGASAAISSEAAVLCMKRAMKGFVGPRDVFRNPEAIFRYFEPTTEGKERWKEQGESPFDLVLSHSGDDFAVMGMHFKLGLYEHQSAGALQGLLELLLAHPELVGQVGLIEEIKILAYEPAFGIIGNPAKMDPKTRQSADHSMAYIVATMLRKALERPTEVLKAASTDDLWKLLMLSPYDYKPDAAAVFHPVTREIMSKIKFEHGGPEYDAKYPEGIPTSLSISLEPGGGDGARPRSGADSGLVMFPAGHARNSSADLGSILKSKFEMLGAIAFEDASVADAVQDRLSRLGALSRAELASIYECDIADRPGYE
- a CDS encoding S8 family serine peptidase, encoding MNRINFRGVARLGFVLAAGLAASLSWGQGHVICRLVVGADPAQLATDYGMTLLDTTSPSPFVLYDAPDGMTSEQAEHLIRTDPRVVWAEDDGEADSPENTGAGGGSTVAAVADRTALYARNNNFLRQIRYASSRNIDRSMMRVAVLDNGLSPLQPRLWTNVIASANYVNDGNLPHDMPWNVDSNGNGTPDEMLGHGTMVTGLIDLLAPQAKLIIVRVADSDGIATGWRLIKGLCFAVQNGARLANISLGSLQEIAALSDVLEWAESYNLQVVAPIGNNGLQDSLFPAAYDRVICVSGLLPDDHKAPFSNWDDTADVAAPATGLLSTWWDGTMGIWSGTSFAAPIITGALANAAPVRSPKTPKQLRTVLRSCTDNINTSNAAYQNRLGGRINVRNLVRLMMR